One window from the genome of Micromonospora aurantiaca ATCC 27029 encodes:
- a CDS encoding phage tail protein, protein MRRAAIERLLPAAYQRAAGLGSVLGALLDVMEALHAPDEAVLADVDALFDPYRTPDGFVAYLTRWVAMDHVVAAPRADAPLPLPAGRLRDLVAHGALLARWRGTPYGMRTALELATGVTGFVLDEPPERPFHLVVRVPPAAADRLALVTRIVEAEKPAAVTVEVLASPVDAEPADPVPATPSPPPDSGPPEPDTAEPAAGVAAVRAVGRAHVPAPLPHDPPEEPS, encoded by the coding sequence ATGCGCCGAGCGGCGATTGAGCGGCTGCTGCCGGCCGCGTACCAGCGGGCCGCCGGCCTGGGCAGCGTGCTGGGTGCGCTGCTGGACGTGATGGAGGCGCTGCACGCCCCGGACGAGGCGGTGCTCGCCGACGTCGACGCGCTGTTCGACCCGTACCGGACGCCGGACGGGTTCGTCGCGTACCTGACCCGCTGGGTGGCGATGGATCACGTGGTCGCCGCACCCCGCGCCGACGCGCCGCTGCCGTTGCCGGCAGGCCGGTTGCGGGACCTGGTGGCGCACGGCGCGCTGCTGGCCCGGTGGCGCGGCACCCCGTACGGCATGCGGACCGCGCTGGAACTGGCCACCGGCGTGACCGGGTTCGTGCTGGACGAGCCGCCCGAACGGCCGTTCCACCTCGTGGTGCGGGTGCCGCCGGCCGCCGCCGACCGGCTCGCGCTGGTCACCCGCATCGTCGAGGCGGAGAAACCGGCCGCGGTCACCGTCGAGGTGCTCGCCTCCCCGGTCGACGCGGAACCGGCCGATCCGGTCCCGGCCACCCCGAGCCCGCCCCCCGACTCCGGACCGCCCGAGCCGGACACCGCCGAGCCCGCCGCCGGGGTCGCTGCGGTGCGCGCGGTCGGCCGGGCGCACGTACCAGCACCCCTGCCCCACGATCCGCCCGAGGAGCCGTCATGA
- a CDS encoding bifunctional 4-hydroxy-2-oxoglutarate aldolase/2-dehydro-3-deoxy-phosphogluconate aldolase encodes MSGHDFEALFGGARVMVILRDLPPGETVRLAELAWDLGIDVVEVPIRTPEAVPALHAAVTAGRRRGRIVGAGTVRTPAQVHDAVAAGAAFTVAPGLDLAVADAAAGLGVPHLPGVATPTEAQRALDHGLVWLKAFPAVSLGPAWFRAVAGPLPEARFVATGGVDAGNAGDFLAAGARVVAVGSALTDPEQLPRLATLAGGGAIT; translated from the coding sequence ATGAGCGGGCACGACTTCGAGGCCCTGTTCGGCGGCGCGCGGGTGATGGTGATCCTGCGCGACCTGCCGCCCGGGGAGACGGTCCGGCTGGCGGAACTGGCCTGGGATCTCGGCATCGACGTGGTGGAGGTGCCCATCCGTACCCCGGAAGCGGTGCCGGCGCTGCACGCCGCCGTGACGGCCGGGCGTCGGCGGGGCCGCATCGTCGGCGCGGGCACTGTGCGTACCCCGGCGCAGGTCCACGACGCGGTGGCCGCTGGGGCGGCGTTCACAGTGGCGCCCGGCCTGGACCTGGCCGTCGCCGACGCGGCGGCCGGTCTCGGCGTGCCGCACCTGCCCGGCGTGGCCACCCCGACCGAGGCGCAGCGGGCGCTCGACCACGGCCTGGTGTGGCTCAAGGCGTTCCCGGCGGTCAGCCTCGGCCCGGCCTGGTTCCGGGCGGTGGCCGGGCCGCTGCCGGAGGCCCGGTTCGTGGCCACCGGCGGCGTCGACGCCGGCAACGCGGGTGACTTCCTCGCCGCCGGGGCGCGGGTGGTGGCGGTCGGGTCGGCGCTGACCGACCCGGAGCAGCTGCCCCGCCTGGCCACGCTCGCCGGCGGCGGTGCTATCACGTGA
- a CDS encoding sugar kinase: MGETMVVLAPDGGGSLEDAARLTVGVGGAESNVAAGLARLGHRAAWVSRVGDDPFGRRVVAEVAAAGVDVSPVTVDPDAPTGLYLKDPGPDGTRVHYHRAGSAASRLGAPDLGRPALAGARLLHLSGITAALSGTCRDLLVSALDGRALPGARVSFDVNHRPALWPGGRAGPVLRDLADRADVVLVGLDEATVLWSAGDPAAVRALLPGPELVVVKDGPVGATALPRTGPAVFVPALPVDVVEPVGAGDAFAAGFLSGLLRGLDLRACLRLGHLTAAPVLAVPGDTAPPPDAETIARALALPDAAWTEQASMQVRGGSGR, translated from the coding sequence GTGGGCGAGACGATGGTGGTGCTCGCCCCTGACGGCGGCGGGTCGCTGGAGGACGCCGCGCGGCTGACTGTCGGCGTGGGCGGCGCGGAGTCCAACGTGGCGGCCGGGCTGGCCCGGCTCGGGCACCGCGCGGCGTGGGTCAGCCGGGTCGGCGACGACCCGTTCGGGCGGCGGGTGGTGGCCGAGGTCGCCGCCGCGGGCGTGGACGTCTCCCCGGTCACCGTCGATCCGGACGCGCCGACCGGCCTCTACCTGAAGGATCCCGGCCCGGACGGCACCCGCGTCCACTACCACCGCGCCGGGTCGGCAGCGAGCCGCCTCGGCGCGCCGGACCTCGGGCGTCCCGCGCTGGCCGGGGCGCGGCTGCTGCACCTGTCCGGGATCACCGCCGCGCTCTCCGGCACCTGCCGTGACCTGCTCGTATCAGCGCTGGACGGGCGGGCGCTGCCCGGTGCCCGGGTCAGCTTCGACGTGAACCACCGCCCGGCGCTCTGGCCCGGCGGCCGGGCCGGACCGGTCCTGCGTGACCTGGCCGACCGCGCCGACGTGGTGCTTGTCGGACTGGACGAGGCGACCGTGCTCTGGTCGGCGGGCGATCCGGCCGCTGTCCGTGCGCTGCTGCCCGGCCCGGAGCTGGTGGTGGTCAAGGACGGGCCGGTCGGCGCGACGGCGCTGCCGCGTACCGGACCGGCGGTGTTCGTGCCGGCGTTGCCGGTGGACGTGGTGGAGCCGGTCGGCGCGGGTGACGCGTTCGCCGCCGGGTTCCTCTCCGGGCTGCTGCGCGGCCTCGACCTGCGAGCCTGCCTGCGGCTGGGCCACCTGACCGCCGCGCCGGTGCTGGCCGTGCCGGGCGACACCGCGCCGCCACCGGACGCGGAGACGATCGCGCGGGCGCTGGCGCTGCCGGACGCGGCGTGGACTGAGCAGGCGTCGATGCAGGTCAGGGGAGGGAGCGGGAGATGA
- a CDS encoding PmoA family protein, whose protein sequence is MTAEPRSAAAEPRRADAESRLAGGDAESRLAGTDAESRLVVGGAEVARYVVRPDLDPRHGPRPYLHPVRTRVGTPVTDALPADHVWHLGASLAVQDVDGVNLWGGRTYVRGTGYTWRDDHGVIAHTGWRDRAADRLDHDLEWRDRHGRVLLREHRRITATPAGEDAWWLDLSATLTSATGADVHLGSPATNGRPGGAGYGGFFWRAVADGEPLVRTADAEGEEAVNGSAAPWLALSATAPGGGAYTLVFTGLGTGDRWFVRTAMYPGVCVAYAFDSPAVVAAGQPRHNRHRVLVADGHLDPADIAARLDAAVIR, encoded by the coding sequence GTGACCGCCGAACCCCGTTCCGCCGCTGCCGAGCCGCGCCGGGCTGACGCCGAGTCGCGCCTTGCCGGGGGCGACGCGGAGTCGCGGCTTGCCGGCACCGACGCCGAGTCGCGGCTGGTCGTCGGTGGCGCCGAGGTGGCCCGGTACGTGGTCCGGCCCGACCTCGACCCGCGTCACGGACCCCGGCCGTACCTGCACCCGGTGCGGACCCGGGTCGGCACCCCGGTCACGGACGCGCTGCCGGCCGACCACGTCTGGCACCTCGGCGCGTCATTGGCGGTGCAGGACGTCGACGGCGTCAACCTGTGGGGCGGCCGGACGTACGTGCGCGGCACCGGCTACACCTGGCGCGACGACCACGGCGTGATCGCGCATACCGGCTGGCGGGACCGGGCCGCCGACCGGCTCGACCACGATCTGGAGTGGCGGGACCGGCACGGCCGGGTGCTGCTGCGCGAACACCGGCGGATCACCGCCACGCCGGCCGGCGAGGACGCCTGGTGGCTGGACCTGTCCGCCACGCTCACCTCCGCCACCGGCGCTGACGTGCACCTGGGCAGCCCGGCCACGAACGGCCGCCCGGGCGGCGCGGGGTACGGCGGCTTCTTCTGGCGTGCGGTGGCCGACGGCGAACCCCTCGTGCGTACCGCCGACGCGGAAGGCGAGGAGGCGGTGAACGGCTCGGCCGCGCCCTGGCTGGCGTTGTCCGCCACCGCGCCCGGAGGTGGCGCGTACACGCTGGTGTTCACCGGCCTGGGGACGGGCGACAGGTGGTTCGTGCGCACCGCGATGTACCCGGGCGTCTGCGTCGCGTACGCGTTCGACAGCCCGGCGGTGGTCGCGGCCGGGCAGCCCCGGCACAACCGGCACCGGGTCCTCGTCGCCGACGGCCACCTCGACCCGGCCGACATCGCGGCCCGGCTGGACGCGGCGGTCATCCGGTGA
- a CDS encoding carbohydrate ABC transporter permease produces MTALPVARRRPGGGRNVLRLIVLVAIVAVVLYPLFWMLGTSVKSQAEIVNNVGLLPERFTPGNYLDGWTNFDISFGRFFLNSALVSGLTVVGNALSCLLAAYALGRLRFRLRKMWFTVMIGTLLLPGHVLIVPQYILFRSLGLVGGDWPYLPLLVPQFLATEAFFVFLMVQFMRGIPRELDEAATIDGASPYGVFRHVILPLSRPALVTTAIFSFIWTWNDFFRQLVFLSSLEDYTVPVALTLFIDSTSQSAVGPMFAMSVLSLLPVFLFFLAFQRMLVEGINTSGLKG; encoded by the coding sequence ATGACGGCGCTTCCTGTCGCCCGCCGCCGGCCGGGCGGCGGCCGGAACGTCCTGCGGCTGATCGTGCTCGTGGCGATCGTCGCGGTGGTGCTCTACCCGCTGTTCTGGATGCTCGGCACCTCGGTCAAGTCGCAGGCCGAGATCGTCAACAACGTCGGCCTGCTGCCGGAACGTTTCACCCCCGGCAACTACCTCGACGGCTGGACCAACTTCGACATCAGCTTCGGCCGGTTCTTCCTCAACAGCGCGCTGGTCAGCGGGCTCACCGTCGTCGGCAACGCGCTGTCCTGCCTGCTCGCCGCGTACGCCCTGGGCCGGCTGCGGTTCCGGCTGCGCAAGATGTGGTTCACCGTCATGATCGGGACGCTGCTGCTGCCCGGGCACGTGCTGATCGTGCCGCAGTACATCCTGTTCCGCAGCCTCGGCCTGGTCGGCGGCGACTGGCCGTACCTGCCGCTGCTGGTGCCGCAGTTCCTGGCCACCGAGGCGTTCTTCGTCTTCCTCATGGTGCAGTTCATGCGCGGCATCCCGCGCGAGCTGGACGAGGCGGCCACCATCGACGGCGCGTCCCCGTACGGCGTGTTCCGGCACGTCATCCTGCCGCTGAGCCGCCCGGCGCTGGTCACCACCGCGATCTTCTCGTTCATCTGGACCTGGAACGACTTCTTCCGCCAGCTGGTGTTCCTGTCCAGCCTGGAGGACTACACGGTCCCGGTGGCGCTGACCCTGTTCATCGACTCGACAAGCCAGAGCGCTGTCGGCCCGATGTTTGCCATGTCGGTGCTGTCCCTGCTGCCGGTGTTCCTGTTCTTCCTGGCCTTCCAGCGGATGCTCGTCGAGGGCATCAACACCAGCGGGCTGAAGGGATGA
- a CDS encoding carbohydrate ABC transporter permease, with amino-acid sequence MALTTAPGRTPRTGPAGPRPTRRRAGRARLGEGLAGYVFLSPWLIGLMGVTAIPMVLSLWLSFTDYDILTPLSEVRWVGLANYERMFTADPSYWHAVRVTLTFALIAVPLKLAAALGVALLLNRAWRGVGLFRSLFYLPSLLGGSVALAIVWVNMFNRDGAFNSFLALFGVEGLPWVSDPDWALETLMVLAIWQFGAPMVIFLAGLKQVPTELYEAAAVDGAGAWRRFRAVTLPMLSPVIFFNLVLETINGFQGFTAAFVLSNGTGGPVDSTLMYTLKLYISGFTDLEMGYASAMAWVFLVAIGVVTAVFFSTGRFWVHYSDGDDS; translated from the coding sequence GTGGCTCTCACCACGGCGCCCGGCCGGACCCCGCGCACCGGACCGGCCGGCCCTCGCCCCACGCGGCGTCGGGCCGGCCGGGCCCGGCTCGGCGAGGGCCTGGCGGGGTACGTCTTCCTCTCGCCCTGGCTCATCGGACTGATGGGCGTCACGGCGATCCCGATGGTGCTCTCGCTCTGGCTGAGCTTCACCGACTACGACATCCTCACCCCGCTGTCCGAGGTGCGGTGGGTGGGGCTGGCCAACTACGAGCGGATGTTCACCGCCGACCCGTCGTACTGGCACGCGGTGCGGGTCACGCTGACGTTCGCGCTGATCGCGGTGCCGCTGAAGCTGGCCGCCGCGCTCGGTGTGGCGCTGCTGCTCAACCGTGCCTGGCGCGGCGTCGGGCTGTTCCGCAGCCTGTTCTACCTGCCGTCGCTGCTCGGCGGCAGCGTCGCGCTGGCCATCGTCTGGGTCAACATGTTCAACCGGGACGGCGCGTTCAACTCGTTCCTCGCCCTGTTCGGCGTCGAAGGGCTGCCCTGGGTCAGTGACCCGGACTGGGCGCTGGAGACGCTGATGGTGCTGGCGATCTGGCAGTTCGGCGCACCCATGGTGATCTTCCTGGCCGGGCTCAAGCAGGTGCCCACCGAGCTGTACGAGGCGGCGGCCGTGGACGGCGCCGGGGCGTGGCGGCGGTTCCGCGCGGTCACGCTGCCCATGCTCTCCCCGGTGATCTTCTTCAACCTGGTGCTGGAGACCATCAACGGCTTCCAGGGCTTCACCGCCGCGTTCGTGCTCAGCAACGGCACCGGCGGCCCGGTCGACTCCACGTTGATGTACACGCTGAAGCTCTACATCTCCGGCTTCACCGACCTGGAGATGGGCTACGCGTCGGCGATGGCGTGGGTGTTCCTGGTGGCGATCGGCGTGGTCACCGCCGTCTTCTTCAGCACCGGCCGGTTCTGGGTGCACTACTCGGACGGAGACGACTCATGA
- a CDS encoding ABC transporter substrate-binding protein, translating into MHPATSPTAGAPAGRDHRTPLTRRRLVRGLAAVALAVPLALGAAGCGDDEAGGDGGPVKLSVFWWGGEARAKLTEDALALYTKKHPDVTFEKTWQANQGYFDKLATLTAGGNPPDLFQIDDNYLAEYAGRSTTLDLSSYRDSGKLDVSKFPKSLLEYGVVDGKLAGVAAGENTQGLVYNKTLLTKNGLPEPTTGMSWEEHIAWAEQVAKKTKVPGTQDPSADYKALWVWLRQQGKDLYKGKELGFTAEDVTKWFELWKGARDRGATPTPDVIHEGNSSDITKQLVVTGKSATSWVWVNQMPDLKKNTKDELGVVAYPGDPSAQWARASMYWSVFKGSKHKDVAVDVINFLNNDPEAVALLGTDRGLPSNMDLRAKVSETATDPAMKQSIQVESDLAQKFGASPQVPIKGHSKVKSELVKAAENAQYGRATPAQAAEQFVAACKSAIA; encoded by the coding sequence ATGCACCCCGCAACGTCCCCCACCGCCGGCGCACCCGCCGGGCGGGATCACCGTACCCCCCTGACCCGACGCCGACTCGTCCGCGGCCTGGCCGCCGTCGCGCTCGCCGTGCCCCTCGCCCTGGGCGCGGCCGGCTGCGGCGACGACGAAGCCGGCGGCGACGGCGGCCCGGTCAAGCTCTCCGTCTTCTGGTGGGGCGGAGAGGCCCGGGCCAAGCTCACCGAGGACGCCCTTGCCCTCTACACCAAGAAGCACCCGGACGTGACGTTCGAGAAGACCTGGCAGGCCAACCAGGGCTACTTCGACAAGCTCGCCACACTGACCGCCGGCGGCAACCCGCCGGACCTGTTCCAGATCGACGACAACTACCTGGCCGAGTACGCCGGCCGCAGCACCACGCTCGACCTGAGCAGCTACCGCGACTCCGGCAAGCTCGACGTGTCGAAGTTCCCCAAGAGCCTGCTGGAGTACGGCGTGGTCGACGGCAAGCTCGCCGGGGTCGCCGCTGGGGAGAACACGCAGGGCCTGGTCTACAACAAGACGCTGCTCACCAAGAACGGGCTGCCCGAGCCGACCACCGGGATGAGCTGGGAGGAGCACATCGCCTGGGCCGAGCAGGTGGCGAAGAAGACGAAGGTGCCCGGCACCCAGGACCCGAGCGCCGACTACAAGGCGCTCTGGGTGTGGCTGCGCCAGCAGGGCAAGGACCTGTACAAGGGCAAGGAACTCGGCTTCACCGCCGAGGACGTGACGAAGTGGTTCGAGCTGTGGAAGGGCGCGCGGGACCGGGGCGCCACCCCGACGCCTGACGTCATCCACGAGGGCAACTCCAGCGACATCACCAAGCAGCTCGTGGTCACCGGCAAGTCGGCCACCTCCTGGGTCTGGGTCAACCAGATGCCGGACCTGAAGAAGAACACCAAGGACGAACTGGGCGTGGTCGCGTACCCGGGTGACCCGAGCGCGCAGTGGGCGCGCGCCTCGATGTACTGGTCGGTGTTCAAGGGCAGCAAGCACAAGGACGTCGCCGTCGATGTGATCAACTTCCTGAACAACGACCCGGAGGCGGTGGCGCTGCTCGGCACCGACCGCGGTCTGCCGTCGAACATGGATCTGCGCGCCAAGGTCAGCGAGACCGCCACCGACCCGGCCATGAAGCAGTCCATCCAGGTCGAGTCCGACCTGGCGCAGAAGTTCGGCGCCTCGCCCCAGGTCCCGATCAAGGGGCACAGCAAGGTCAAGTCCGAGCTGGTCAAGGCCGCCGAGAACGCCCAGTACGGCCGCGCCACCCCGGCCCAGGCGGCGGAGCAGTTCGTCGCCGCCTGCAAGTCCGCGATCGCCTGA
- a CDS encoding LacI family DNA-binding transcriptional regulator, with the protein MPATIRDVARASGVHISTVSRTFSAPHLVNPETRVRVLACAEDLGYRPNRAARALITGRTHNIGLIVADIANPFFPPLIKAAEGQARHRDYHVFVADTNEDPVAEEDLVHALAKQVDGVLLCSPRMSNSLIEQVSREVPVVVINRQIAGLPCVMMDVGQGARAAIEHLLGLGHRRIALLGGPRGSWTAREMRRAATAAARGGGAELTVLGPNQPTETGGGALAEQVRRSGVTAVLAYNDLMAIGLIEGLDAIGARVPHDVSVVGVDDIALSRLTRPKLTTVATPTAAAGRTAVDMLLQLDSDAPRGARGRGAAAGDRRTTAQVMLQTELVVRDSTGPVPAPGRDGTGA; encoded by the coding sequence GTGCCAGCCACCATCCGGGACGTCGCCCGCGCCTCCGGTGTGCACATCTCCACCGTGTCCCGGACGTTCTCGGCCCCGCACCTGGTCAACCCGGAGACCCGGGTCCGGGTGCTGGCCTGCGCGGAGGACCTCGGCTACCGGCCCAACCGGGCCGCCCGGGCCCTCATCACCGGCCGTACGCACAACATCGGCCTGATCGTGGCCGACATCGCCAACCCGTTCTTCCCGCCGCTGATCAAGGCGGCGGAGGGGCAGGCCCGGCACCGCGACTACCACGTGTTCGTGGCCGACACCAACGAGGACCCGGTCGCCGAGGAGGACCTGGTCCACGCCCTGGCCAAGCAGGTCGACGGTGTGCTGCTGTGCAGCCCCCGGATGAGCAACAGCCTGATCGAGCAGGTCAGCCGCGAGGTCCCGGTGGTGGTGATAAACCGCCAGATCGCCGGCCTGCCCTGCGTGATGATGGACGTCGGGCAGGGCGCCCGGGCCGCGATCGAGCACCTGCTCGGGCTCGGTCACCGCCGGATCGCGCTGCTCGGCGGCCCGCGCGGCTCCTGGACCGCCCGGGAGATGCGCCGCGCCGCGACCGCCGCCGCCCGGGGCGGGGGAGCGGAACTGACAGTCCTCGGACCCAACCAGCCCACCGAGACCGGCGGCGGCGCGCTCGCCGAGCAGGTACGCCGCAGCGGCGTCACCGCCGTGCTCGCCTACAACGACCTGATGGCGATCGGCCTGATCGAAGGGCTGGACGCGATCGGGGCGCGGGTGCCGCACGACGTGAGCGTCGTCGGCGTCGACGACATCGCGCTGAGCCGGCTCACCCGCCCCAAGTTGACGACGGTGGCCACGCCGACCGCGGCCGCCGGCCGGACGGCCGTCGACATGCTGCTGCAACTCGACTCCGACGCGCCACGCGGCGCCCGGGGCCGGGGCGCGGCGGCCGGCGACCGTCGCACCACCGCACAGGTAATGCTCCAGACCGAACTGGTCGTCCGCGACTCGACCGGGCCCGTCCCCGCGCCCGGCCGGGACGGCACCGGAGCCTGA
- a CDS encoding Gfo/Idh/MocA family protein: MSPPARKRVRHALVGAGARAEMFVRALALDHADTAELVALADVNQIRMDAHNRWLAELGHPPVPTYAAADVTAMLAKERVDVVLVTSVDATHDEYVTAALRAGCDVVVEKPMTVDAERCRRILDAVAETGRRVTVAFNYRYNPLHEQFRRLLADGAVGEIGSVHFEWLLDVRHGADYFRRWHRDKSVSGGLLVHKSGHHFDLVNWWLDARPVEVHAYGRLFFYGEDGRRHGYARDYDRAHGSPAADGDPFALRLADHPRLRELYLDAEAEDGYHRDRNVFAPGVTIEDDLAVLARYDTGATMTYHLTAYAPWEGYRVMVNGSRGRLELEVTESDHVSPSVAGALKGAALHGDEAAVEQGAARLTLRPFWAPPQEIPVEGWTRRGHGGADARMTRVLLGGEPDPLGRAATARDGALALLTGLAANRSLETGAPVRVADLLTLP; this comes from the coding sequence ATGTCACCACCGGCCCGGAAACGGGTCCGCCACGCCCTGGTGGGTGCCGGGGCACGCGCCGAGATGTTCGTCCGTGCCCTCGCGCTCGACCACGCCGACACCGCCGAGCTGGTCGCGCTCGCCGACGTCAACCAGATCCGGATGGACGCCCACAACCGCTGGCTGGCCGAGCTGGGCCACCCGCCGGTGCCCACGTACGCCGCCGCCGACGTCACCGCCATGCTCGCCAAGGAGCGGGTCGACGTGGTGCTGGTGACCAGCGTCGACGCCACCCACGACGAGTACGTGACGGCGGCGCTGCGGGCCGGCTGCGACGTGGTCGTGGAGAAGCCGATGACTGTCGACGCGGAACGGTGCCGGCGCATCCTGGACGCGGTCGCCGAGACCGGCCGGCGCGTCACCGTCGCGTTCAACTACCGCTACAACCCGCTGCACGAACAGTTCCGGCGGCTGCTGGCCGACGGCGCGGTCGGCGAGATCGGGTCGGTGCACTTCGAGTGGCTGCTCGACGTGCGCCACGGCGCCGACTACTTCCGCCGCTGGCACCGGGACAAGTCCGTCTCCGGCGGCCTGCTCGTGCACAAGTCCGGCCACCACTTCGACCTGGTCAACTGGTGGCTGGACGCCCGCCCGGTCGAGGTGCACGCGTACGGCCGGCTGTTCTTCTACGGCGAGGACGGCCGCCGGCACGGCTACGCCCGCGACTACGACCGGGCGCACGGCTCCCCCGCCGCCGACGGCGACCCGTTCGCGCTGCGCCTGGCCGACCACCCGAGGCTGCGCGAGCTATACCTCGACGCCGAGGCCGAGGACGGCTACCACCGCGACCGCAACGTCTTCGCCCCCGGCGTGACCATCGAGGACGACCTCGCGGTGCTCGCCCGCTACGACACCGGCGCGACGATGACCTACCACCTCACCGCGTACGCCCCCTGGGAGGGCTACCGGGTCATGGTCAACGGCAGCCGGGGCCGCCTCGAACTGGAGGTGACCGAGAGCGACCACGTCAGCCCGTCCGTCGCCGGTGCCCTCAAGGGCGCGGCGCTGCACGGCGACGAGGCCGCCGTCGAGCAGGGCGCGGCCCGGCTCACGCTGCGCCCGTTCTGGGCGCCGCCGCAGGAGATCCCGGTCGAGGGCTGGACCCGGCGCGGGCACGGCGGCGCGGACGCCCGGATGACCCGGGTGCTGCTCGGCGGCGAACCCGACCCGCTCGGCCGGGCGGCCACCGCCCGCGACGGCGCACTCGCCCTGCTCACCGGCCTGGCCGCCAACCGCTCGCTGGAGACCGGCGCGCCCGTCCGGGTCGCCGACCTGCTCACCCTGCCCTGA
- the uxaC gene encoding glucuronate isomerase has protein sequence MPIIPRGDLLLPAEPGLRALARELYALAAEQPLISPHGHVDPGLLAEDQPFPDPARLLIVPDHYLTRMLLSQGVPPADLGVPSVDGSPVETDGRTIWRRFAAHWHLFRGTPSRLWLEQTFRHVFGVDTPLSPATADAVYDALAARLAEPGFRPRALFERFGIEVLATTESPLDDLGRHAKLAADGWGGPGGRVVTTFRPDDVVDMEFDNWAANVDRLAEVSGEDTGTYAGYLAALRARREAFAAAGATSSDHGHPTARTLDLSPAQAAALYDKGRRGLADAADAEAFRAHMLLEFARMSLDDGLVMQLHPGAVRNHNRWLHARHGRDVGGDVPQATEYVHGLAPLLDAHGNDPRLTVVLYTLDEDTFTRELAPLAGGYAALRLGAPWWFLDSPEVLRRFREAVTETAGFYNTAGFVDDTRAFCSIPVRHDVARRVDAGFLARLVAEHRLTENEAAETIVDLAYRLPKQVFKFGGGPA, from the coding sequence GTGCCGATCATCCCCCGCGGCGACCTGCTGCTGCCCGCCGAGCCCGGGCTGCGCGCCCTGGCCCGCGAGCTGTACGCGCTCGCCGCCGAGCAGCCGCTCATCTCCCCGCACGGGCACGTCGACCCCGGGCTGCTGGCCGAGGACCAGCCGTTCCCCGACCCGGCCCGGCTGCTCATCGTGCCCGACCACTACCTGACCCGGATGCTGCTCAGCCAGGGCGTACCCCCGGCCGACCTGGGCGTGCCGAGCGTCGACGGCAGCCCGGTGGAGACCGACGGGCGGACCATCTGGCGGCGCTTCGCCGCGCACTGGCACCTGTTCCGCGGCACCCCGTCGCGACTGTGGCTGGAGCAGACGTTCCGGCACGTGTTCGGCGTCGACACGCCGCTGAGCCCGGCCACCGCCGACGCCGTCTACGACGCGCTCGCCGCGCGCCTGGCCGAGCCGGGCTTCCGGCCCCGGGCGCTGTTCGAACGCTTCGGCATCGAGGTGCTCGCCACCACCGAGTCACCGCTGGACGACCTGGGCCGGCACGCCAAGCTCGCCGCCGACGGCTGGGGCGGGCCGGGCGGCCGGGTGGTCACCACGTTCCGCCCCGACGACGTGGTGGACATGGAGTTCGACAACTGGGCCGCGAACGTGGACCGGCTCGCCGAGGTCTCCGGCGAGGACACCGGCACGTACGCCGGATACCTCGCCGCGCTGCGGGCACGGCGGGAGGCGTTCGCCGCCGCCGGGGCCACCTCGTCCGACCACGGGCACCCCACCGCCCGTACCCTCGATCTCAGTCCCGCGCAGGCCGCGGCGCTGTACGACAAGGGCCGGCGCGGCCTGGCCGACGCCGCCGACGCCGAGGCGTTCCGGGCGCACATGCTGCTGGAGTTCGCCCGGATGTCGCTCGACGACGGCCTGGTCATGCAGCTGCACCCCGGCGCGGTCCGCAACCACAACCGCTGGCTGCACGCCCGGCACGGCCGCGACGTGGGCGGCGACGTGCCGCAGGCCACCGAGTACGTGCACGGCCTCGCGCCGCTGCTCGACGCGCACGGCAACGACCCCCGGCTCACAGTGGTGCTCTACACGCTCGACGAGGACACGTTCACCAGGGAACTCGCCCCGCTCGCCGGCGGGTACGCGGCGCTGCGCCTCGGCGCGCCCTGGTGGTTCCTGGACTCCCCCGAGGTGCTGCGCCGGTTCCGCGAGGCGGTCACCGAGACCGCGGGCTTCTACAACACCGCCGGGTTCGTCGACGACACCCGCGCGTTCTGTTCCATCCCGGTACGCCACGACGTGGCCCGCCGGGTCGACGCCGGATTCCTCGCCCGCCTCGTCGCCGAGCACCGGCTGACCGAGAACGAGGCCGCCGAGACCATCGTCGACCTGGCGTACCGGCTGCCGAAGCAGGTCTTCAAGTTCGGAGGTGGGCCCGCATGA